Genomic window (Lewinellaceae bacterium):
AATAAGCCGGGAAGAGGCCATTGCCCTGATCCAGCGCAACAGCCGCCGCTACGCCAAGCGGCAACTGACCTGGTACCGCCGCGACGGCCACTGGAAGTTGCTGCGCCCCACCGATTGGGAGCTGGCGCTGCAGTACATCGAGGAAAGCCGGAGGAAAGGCCTCCGGATGCTATGCCGCAAAGCAAAGGCTACCCCGGCCTTGCCCGCAGGCAGCGGCAACCTGGAAATCCAATTGCTCGATGTGGAAGGAGAACGGGGCCTGCTTTTCTATTCTGAAAAAGTGCGGGAAGCGTTGCTGCAGGGCCCTTTCCTCCGGGAAACCTCAGATGCCTGGGCAGGAACCCTGCTCGTCCATCAGGGCGCGCTGCTGTCCGATGAGCGGCAAGCCTTTGCTTTTTCTACCCTGGAGGAGGAATATTTGCAAAAGGCGGGCCTGCCGGAAGAATCCCGCCCGGAAAGCCTTCCCAACTGGATGGCTTCCCACTGGAAGGCCTTTGAAGGCAAACACCCTGAAGGAAAAATATGGCATTTAATAGTGATTAAAAAATAAGTTCGACATTTTGAGTCAATGCTTTAGCGTGAAGGCCGGCAGGCTCATTAGGGCAAAGGCCTTCACGCTAAAGCATTGACATCGAACTTATTTTTTAAATGTAACTTTTAATCATTAACCCGGAACTTCCGGATCATCACCGCCCCGCTTTCATCGAGGTTGGAACTGAGGATGATGATCTGTTCTTTCACGCCGTCATCGATGGAAATAGCGACCGTATTCGGAGAGATATCGCCCAGGCTCTCGGCATGGAGGACCAGGAAGTTGTCGTTCTGGTTCAGCTTGACGGGAATGCCGAATTTTCGTTTGTCCACTCTGAGCTCATGCACGATGCGCTCTCCGTTCAGGAAAATAGTAGCCACGTCCCCGTCGACGGTGCCGTTGTCCCATACTTTGATTTTAATGCTGGAGCTCTGGACTTCCAGCACCCGCTCCAGCTTGATCTTCCGCTTGCTCTCGGCCTCGTAAGGTTGCTGCAGCATAGACTGCTTCTGCACGATCGTCCGGGTGAGGATGGGTTTTTCCAAATACACCCTGCCATTGGCGCAAGGGGCGGTTTCCGGGTCGAAACCTTCAATGAAGCCGTTCCAGTCGCCTTCCAGCACCAGGCGGGCGGATTCCCGGCGGAAGCTCAGCGTGCCCGATTTGATGCACCAGTTCCAGTTCGGATCCGTTTTGCTGGCCACGTCCAGTTCTTTGAAAGAAAGGAGCTGAAAAATCGAATCGTACCGCCACTCCATGCGGTGAAAGGCGCTGCCGCCGTTGTCTTCAGAAACAATGTACGACTGTCCTTTTGCGGCTTTATTGAGGTCCATTTCAAAGAAGAAGCCATAATCCCGGTCGGATTGGGAGAGCGACCCCGTCCACTTGCCGGTGATGGTAAGGGGAATAATTTCTTCTGCCGGCTCTGCTTCCGGCGTTTTATGCCGTTCCAGGACCATGTCGCCGGGGGTGCAACCGTCGGCTTTCCAACGCCCAACCAGGCGGTCGTGAAAAGGGAACTGGGTTAGGGCAAGGGTGGCGTACTTCAGGCACCACTTCGGCTTGGCCGGTTCGATTTGGTTGAGTTCCTGCAGGACCAGTTGCTGGCCGTCGAGGTAGGCGGTCAACTGGAAACTGGCGGAGTTGGCCCCATCTTTGGTTTGGGAAAAGGAAGTGCCGGGATAGCCCTTGTTTCCAGGCTGAAGATCCACCTGATACAGGAATGTATCCGTTTTGCCATCCTGGGTGATGTAGCCTTCCCAATGGCCGGAAAGATCCTGAGCAGCCAGGCTCAGGCTGAACAGAAAAAATAGAATTGTATAAATAACTCTCATAATACGCTGTCGATGTAGCTCAAATTTAATATATTCCCGGAGATATACGGCCAAACTGATAAGGATCATTCGCCGTGCTGATAAAAATCATCCCGGCGCCTGGTATTCGCGCCTATTTTGTAAACATAGCAACAGTGCAAAAAGCCAATAACTAACCTAGCCGGCGCAAAGCGTTTGCGCCGGAAAATACGAAACTATGAAGATACTAGTGAATGCACCTTTCCAGGTCACCGATCAAATGCAGGAAGCGATCGATGAGAAAGTTGGAAAATTGAACACTTATTTTGACCGAATCGTAGACGCCGAAGTTTATTTGAAAATTGGAGAGAAGCGCCACCGCCACCGCGAGCAGATCGTCGAAATCCGGCTCAATGTCCCGGGAACGACCCTCTTCGCCGAAGAGCGGGGCGACGTTATCGAAAAAGCGCTGGCAGGAGCCGCTGAAAAGGCCAGAAGGCAATTGATGAGGTATAAGAAACAACTGCCCGGGCATCCATAGTTGTTTGTTGTCCGTTGTTTGTTGGGCATCCCGGCCGCCCCGGCCAACAAACAACCATCAACAAACAACGGACAACAGCCTTGGCCAGGGGCTGCTTAGAAAATGTACGCCTGCTCCGTACCCGAAGGGCCGGGGATGTACGGAGCCCAGTGGTGGCGTGAGCTGTATACGGTGTACGAAGCCAAAACGGGGCAGCCTTCCGGGTGGCTAATAGTCGAAAGGTAGCCACCTCCTAACGCAAGCTCCTACTTGCCCTTAAAATCCGGTTTACGCTTTTCGATAAAGGCGGCGGCGCCTTCGCGGAAATCCTCCGTGCCGGTGGCAACCCCAAATGCCTGTACTTCGCAAGCGAAGCCATCCTCATTGTATTGGAAATAAGCGTTGACGCTCTCGATGACCTTAGCGATGGCCACCGGCCCTTTGGAAGCGATCTTCGCGATCAACTCGGCAGCCTTGGCGGTTTCCTCGCCGGGAGGCACGACGTAATTGACCAGTCCGAGGCGGTAGGCCTCTTCTGCGCCGATCATATCGGCAGTCATCAGCAGTTCTATGGCTTTTGACTTGCCAATGTACTGGATCAGGCGCTGCGTTCCGCCATAACCGGGGATGAGCCCGAGATTTACCTCCGGCTGCCCGAAGCGGGCATTTTCGGTGGCGACGCGCAGGTGGCAGGCCATGGCCAGCTCGCAGCCTCCGCCCAAAGCAAACCCGTTGACCGCCGCGATGACCGGCTTGGGAAAACGCTCGATCGAAAAGAATATGTTGTGGCCCCGCTGGGCCATAGCTTGCCCCTGGGCGGCATCGAGCGCCAGGAATTCCTTGATATCCGCTCCGGCGACAAAGGCTTTGTCGCCGGCTCCGGTCAGGATGACGCCTTTCAGCCCGGCGCGGTAGGGCATCTTTGCCAAAGAAATGCTGCAACTCCAGCATGGTCTGGCTGTTCAGCGCATTGAGCGCCCGTTCGCGGTTGATGGTTACCGTTACAATACCTTCGTTATCCTGGATTAACAGGTTGTCGTAATTCATATTTTCGGTTTTACTGATTGATTCAGGAAGGCGAAAATACGAATTTTCACTAGTGTGACTAGAACGAAATAACCGGGCAGTTTCGGTAGCCCATATAGCCAGGTTTCCAGGGCCTTTAACTGCCCCGTTAATTCGTGCCGTTTGCACTAGCCAGCCACATCCTCCCGGTTCATCACTTGTTCCTGGTGGTTGATGGACTCCTGGTGGATGGCTTTGAGGAAAACGGTGATGAACTCCTCGCTCAGGCCCTTGAGCTGCCCTTTTGCCACTCCTCGTTCCAGGATTTCGTTCCAGCGGGTAGTTTGCAGGATGGCGATGTTGTTGCGCTTTTTGTACTCCCCAATGCGTTCGGCCACCTTCATGCGGCTGCTCAGCAGGTTAAACAACTCCTCGTCGATCTCGTCGATCTCGTGGCGCAGGTGCCCCAGGTTTTCCAGGAACTCCATGTCATCAGTAGTGGGTTGCCGGAATACGATATGCTGCATCAGCTCCTGGTACTGAGCGGGAGTGATCTGCTGTTCAGCGTCGCTCCATACTCGTCGGGAGTGGGGTGCACCTCGGTCATCAGGTACCGTTGAAGTTGAGGTCCATGGCTTTCTGGGCGACCGCCTGCGCAGGATGTCGCGGCAGTACCGCAGATGTGGCTGTTGTCGCAGAGGATGGGCAGGTAGGGAAACTGCCGCTTCAGCTCGATCGGTATTTGCCAGCGGGGAACGTTGCGGTATTTGGTGTCGCCGTGGTAGGAAAAGCCCCGGTGGATCACTCCGATGCGGGTAATGCCGGCTTTGTAAATGCGCTCGATGGCGCCGATCCAGAGCTTAAGGTCCGGGTTGATCGGGTTTTGATCAGGACGGGTATGTCTACGCCTTTCAGCGCATCTACCACCTCCTGCACGGAGAAGGGGTTGACCGTAGTGCGGGCGCCCAGCCACACGACGTCAATGCCGTACTTCAGCGCTTCGAACACGTGCTGGGTGTTGGCCACTTCGGTCGTCACCTTCAGGCCGGTTTCGTCCTTGACCCGCCGCAACCAGGCCAGGCCTTCGGTTCCCACCCCTTCAAAGGCATTGGGGCGGGTGCGGGGCTTCCAGATGCCGGCGCGGAAGAAGTCGACCTTCTGCCTGGCCAGTTGCCGGGCCGCGTCCATTACCTGTTCTTCCGTCTCCGCGCTGCAGGGCCCGGCGATGATCAGCGGTTCCTGGGCAGTTTTTCCTTCTACAATTGGGCGAAAAGTCATTTCCATGATAATAAGTTTAGGAATAATTATTGTTTCAAGATCCTTCTAATCTCGTTAGCGTCTTGTATGAGTTTGTAAAACGATTCAAAATCCTTTTTGATGAGCAGGCTCCTGAAACGGGCCAACTGATTGATGTGCTCATCCAGCACATCGAGCACGTTATCCCGGTTTTGCCGGAAAATGGGCGCCCACATATCCGGAGAGCTCTTGGCCAGTCGAACGGTAGAATCGAAACCGCCGCTGGCCAGCTCGAAAATATGGCTTTCGTCCTTCTCCTTAGCCAGCACCGTCAGCGCCAGGGCGAACGAACTGATGTGGGAGATATGAGATACGTAGGCGGTGTGCACGTCATGCGAAATGCAATCCAGTTTCACGATGCGCATGGGAATGGAGCGGTACAGGCGCTCTGCCAAACCCACCGCGTCCGCATCGCTGTCTTCTACATCGACCAGCACGGTGCATTTCTGGTCGAAAAGGTTGGGGATAGCCGCCTCCGGCCCGGAATGCTCCGTTCCCGCCATGGGATGGGTAGCTACGTACCGCCCCCGGTTGGGATGGCCTTTCACTACTTCCAGCAGGCGTTCCTTGGTGGAGCCTACGTCGATGACGAGCTGGTGGGGCTCCACCTTGTCCAGTATGCGCGGCAAAAGGCTCAGCATAACGTCTACCGGCGTAGCCAGCACCACGATGTCCGCCGCCGCTACGCCTTCTTCCAGCCCCATGTCTTCGTCGATCAGCCGCCGCCGCATAGCCTTGTCCAGGTTGTCCTGGCTGGCGTCCACCCCGATGATGCGCCGGGCGAAACCGTTCTCCTTGAGGGTGATGGCGAGAGAGCCGCCGATGAGGCCGATGCCGATGATGGAAATTGTCATGTTTAATGTAAAATGTTAAACGCTGAATGTAAAATTTAAAAGTGGCGCCGCCGGGCTTGCAGCGCGTTAACCGCAAAATGTAAAACGCTAAATGCAAAATTTAAAAGTGGGCGCCGCAGATGCCAGGGCCGCGGGCTTTAACCGCAAAATGTAAAACGCTGAACGCTAAATTTAAAAGTGGGTGCCCCGGACCACAGAGCTTTTTGGTTCTCAGCGGTTACCGGTTGCAGTTTGGACGCTGGTGGTGAAGATCGCCACCAACTCGCCAACTTCTTTCAAAACGGGCTCTACATCTTCTTCCGGAAGCAGCGGCTTGGCCTTTATTATTTTCAGGCAAATCTGCGTTTCCCGCAATTCTTTCAGGCACACCTTCATTTTGTGAATAAAATCCTTATTAGATTCTGCCGCCTGTGCTTCACCATAGTTCAGCGCCGGCGATGTGCCGGATCTCACCAACTGTCCCTCCAAGTGCTTGCCCGCATACGTTTTCGGCAGTTGATCCACCAAATTCAGCACCATTACGGAAAACCGGATCAGCCGTTCTTCGAGGTCATATTTTTTCTTCTTCTCCATATTACCATTTTACAGTTTGCGGTTTTGCGGTTTTACGGTTCTGCGGTTTTCCGGTTCCCCCCAGCCGCCCAACCCCGCCACTTTTTCATTTCCAATTTCGCGGTTCTGCGGTTTTGCGGCTAACCCCCAGCCGCCCAACCCCGCCACTTTTTCATTTCCATTTCCCCGGTTCTGCGGTTTTCCGGTTTCCCCAGCCGCCCAACCCCGCCACTTTTTCATTTCCAATTTCGCGGTTCTGCGGTTTTCCGGTTAACCCCTATCCTCCGAATCGCCTCCTCATAAAGTGCCCCGTCGCTACACAAAGAAATGCGAACATACCGCTCCCCCTGCGAGCCAAAAATCCCACCCGGCGTGAGAAAGACGTAGTTATTGTACAGCACCTCATCCGACAGGTCATAGCCGCTGGCATAGCGATCCGGTATCTTTGCCCAGACGAACATGCCCACCTGTTTTTTGTCGTACCTGCACTCCAGCAAGTCCAGCAACTGGAAAACGGCTTCTCGGCGCTCGTTGTACACGGCGTTGAGCGACGCGTACCAGGCCGGAGGGCTTTGCAGGGCCTTGACGGCTGCGAGTTGCACTGGTTTGAACATGCCGGAATCCATATTGCTTTTGAAGCGCAGGACCACCCGGAGGTAATCCTCCCGCCCGGCGAGCATGCCGATGCGCCAGCCGGCCATGTTGTGGGCTTTGCTCAGGGAGTTCAGTTCCAGCGCCACCTCCCGGGCACCGGGCACGCTGAGTATGCTGCGCTGTTCCCGGTTGAGGATAAAGGCATAGGGGTTGTCATTGACCACCAGGATTTGATGGCGCCGGGCAAAAGCCACCAGCTCTTCCAGGAAGGACTGCGGGGCCGGGGTGCCCGTAGGCATATTGGGGTAGTTGGCCCACATCACCTTCACGCGGCTGAGGTCCTGCCTGCCCAGGGCTTCCAGGTCGGGCAGCCAGCCCAGCTCTTCTTCCAGGCGGTACTCCCGGACGGCAGCGCCGGCCAGGTTGGAAACAGCGCGATAGGCCGGGTAGCCGGGGTTGGGCACCAGCGCCTCGTCGCCGGCTTCCAGGAAGGACATGGCGATGTGCATCAGCCCTTCCTTGGAGCCCATCAGCGGCAGCACCTCTCCTTCCGGGTCGAGCGTTGTGCCGAACCATTGGGCGTACCAGCCGGCAAAAGCCTGGCGCAGTTCCGGTATGCCGGTGTAGCTTTGATAGCCATGCACATCGTTATTGCCCAGCCATCCGGACAACTCGTCCACCACTTCCTGAGCGGGCGGCAGGTCGGGGCTGCCGATGCCCAGGTTGAGCACGGGCTTGCCTTCGGCCCGCATGCGGGCGATCTCCCGCAGCTTGGTAGAGAAATAGTATTCCTGCACATCGCCCAGCCGGCTGGCGGGGGGGATGATCATGTCGGTTCTGGTTTTGGCTGGCTTG
Coding sequences:
- a CDS encoding four helix bundle protein produces the protein MEKKKKYDLEERLIRFSVMVLNLVDQLPKTYAGKHLEGQLVRSGTSPALNYGEAQAAESNKDFIHKMKVCLKELRETQICLKIIKAKPLLPEEDVEPVLKEVGELVAIFTTSVQTATGNR
- the raiA gene encoding ribosome-associated translation inhibitor RaiA, with translation MKILVNAPFQVTDQMQEAIDEKVGKLNTYFDRIVDAEVYLKIGEKRHRHREQIVEIRLNVPGTTLFAEERGDVIEKALAGAAEKARRQLMRYKKQLPGHP
- a CDS encoding aminotransferase class I/II-fold pyridoxal phosphate-dependent enzyme → MIIPPASRLGDVQEYYFSTKLREIARMRAEGKPVLNLGIGSPDLPPAQEVVDELSGWLGNNDVHGYQSYTGIPELRQAFAGWYAQWFGTTLDPEGEVLPLMGSKEGLMHIAMSFLEAGDEALVPNPGYPAYRAVSNLAGAAVREYRLEEELGWLPDLEALGRQDLSRVKVMWANYPNMPTGTPAPQSFLEELVAFARRHQILVVNDNPYAFILNREQRSILSVPGAREVALELNSLSKAHNMAGWRIGMLAGREDYLRVVLRFKSNMDSGMFKPVQLAAVKALQSPPAWYASLNAVYNERREAVFQLLDLLECRYDKKQVGMFVWAKIPDRYASGYDLSDEVLYNNYVFLTPGGIFGSQGERYVRISLCSDGALYEEAIRRIGVNRKTAEPRNWK
- a CDS encoding prephenate dehydrogenase, whose protein sequence is MTISIIGIGLIGGSLAITLKENGFARRIIGVDASQDNLDKAMRRRLIDEDMGLEEGVAAADIVVLATPVDVMLSLLPRILDKVEPHQLVIDVGSTKERLLEVVKGHPNRGRYVATHPMAGTEHSGPEAAIPNLFDQKCTVLVDVEDSDADAVGLAERLYRSIPMRIVKLDCISHDVHTAYVSHISHISSFALALTVLAKEKDESHIFELASGGFDSTVRLAKSSPDMWAPIFRQNRDNVLDVLDEHINQLARFRSLLIKKDFESFYKLIQDANEIRRILKQ